In Sebaldella termitidis ATCC 33386, one DNA window encodes the following:
- a CDS encoding NAD(P)H-dependent glycerol-3-phosphate dehydrogenase, producing the protein MSKVLVLGGGGFGTCLSNLLTENGNDVYLWEYNEKVRDVIRKEHENTVFLPGIKLSEKLKVVDEYQKLLGEEKFDFILLATPCQFLRGILKNLKTSLTYKVIIINIAKGIEIASKKRMSEVVEEELDGCDYEYGILTGPTHAEDLAKKMPSAILAASVNLETAEKIQKLFNNDYLRVYTGTDLIGAELGGALKNCLAIAAGMADGLELGDNSKAALLTRGINEIIRIGEYYGADPKTFFGLSGLGDIIVTCTSKHSRNRFVGEQLGKGRKLAEILESMNGISEGSETIKALHNIIVDENINAPIFTELYKVLYEDETLENLFYNLMSRKLKSEF; encoded by the coding sequence ATGAGTAAAGTATTAGTACTTGGCGGGGGTGGATTCGGAACATGCCTCTCAAATCTTCTTACTGAAAACGGAAATGATGTTTATCTTTGGGAATACAACGAAAAGGTAAGAGATGTAATACGAAAAGAGCATGAAAATACAGTTTTCCTTCCGGGAATAAAACTGTCAGAAAAACTAAAAGTGGTGGATGAGTATCAGAAGCTGCTGGGCGAAGAAAAGTTTGACTTTATTTTATTAGCGACACCATGCCAGTTTTTGAGAGGCATACTGAAAAATTTGAAAACTTCCTTGACGTATAAAGTAATAATTATAAATATTGCTAAAGGAATAGAAATAGCTTCGAAAAAAAGAATGTCAGAAGTAGTGGAGGAGGAACTGGACGGATGCGATTACGAATACGGGATACTCACAGGACCTACACATGCAGAAGATCTGGCAAAAAAAATGCCGTCGGCAATTCTTGCAGCATCAGTCAATCTTGAAACTGCCGAAAAAATACAGAAATTATTTAATAACGATTATTTAAGAGTATATACAGGAACAGATCTGATCGGTGCAGAGCTTGGCGGAGCACTGAAAAACTGTCTTGCTATAGCTGCGGGCATGGCAGACGGACTGGAACTTGGCGACAATTCCAAAGCAGCGCTTCTTACAAGAGGAATAAATGAAATAATAAGAATAGGAGAGTACTACGGAGCAGATCCAAAGACTTTTTTTGGTTTGTCCGGACTTGGTGACATTATAGTTACCTGTACAAGTAAACACAGCAGAAACAGATTTGTAGGCGAGCAGCTCGGCAAAGGAAGAAAACTTGCGGAAATATTAGAGAGTATGAACGGTATTTCAGAAGGATCAGAGACAATAAAAGCGCTTCATAATATTATTGTTGATGAAAACATAAATGCACCAATTTTTACTGAATTATACAAAGTCCTTTATGAAGATGAAACTCTGGAAAATTTATTTTATAACCTAATGAGTAGAAAACTAAAGTCAGAATTTTAG
- a CDS encoding PTS mannose/fructose/sorbose transporter subunit IIC yields the protein MELSILQIVLIFIFSCIAGMGSVLDEFQTHRPLIACTVVGLILGDVKTGVILGGTLELIALGWMNIGAAQSPDSALASVIAAILVIVGKQDIQKGIAIALPVAAAGQVLTVFARTITVAFQHAADKAAENADFRKIEFLHFSALFIQALRVAIPSTIVAVFVSAEMVDKMLSLIPDVVTGGLAVAGGFIVVVGYAMVLNMMSVKYLMPFFFLGFVVGGYLNFSLLSFGVVGLVMALIYVQLNPNYKQGRTVAETIPGNSAAAEYDDELED from the coding sequence ATGGAATTAAGTATTTTACAGATAGTCTTAATATTTATATTCTCATGTATAGCGGGTATGGGAAGTGTACTGGATGAATTTCAGACACACAGACCTTTGATTGCCTGTACAGTGGTAGGACTAATATTGGGAGACGTAAAAACAGGAGTAATCCTGGGAGGTACTCTGGAACTGATAGCCTTGGGATGGATGAATATAGGAGCTGCACAGTCTCCTGATTCGGCGCTGGCGAGTGTAATAGCAGCAATACTGGTAATAGTAGGGAAACAGGATATACAAAAGGGAATAGCAATTGCACTTCCCGTAGCAGCAGCCGGTCAGGTGCTTACAGTCTTCGCAAGAACAATTACCGTAGCATTTCAGCATGCAGCAGATAAAGCAGCTGAAAATGCAGATTTTAGAAAAATAGAGTTTTTACACTTTAGTGCATTGTTTATTCAGGCGCTGCGTGTGGCAATACCATCTACGATAGTAGCAGTATTTGTAAGTGCCGAGATGGTAGATAAAATGCTTTCGCTTATTCCGGACGTAGTAACAGGCGGACTGGCAGTAGCCGGAGGATTTATAGTAGTAGTAGGTTATGCGATGGTATTAAATATGATGAGTGTAAAATATCTGATGCCTTTCTTCTTTTTGGGATTCGTGGTAGGAGGTTATCTGAATTTCAGCCTTCTGTCATTTGGAGTAGTAGGACTGGTAATGGCGCTGATATATGTACAGCTGAATCCTAATTACAAACAGGGAAGAACAGTTGCAGAAACAATACCGGGAAATAGTGCTGCCGCAGAATACGACGACGAACTGGAGGATTAG
- a CDS encoding sigma-70 family RNA polymerase sigma factor codes for MEKEYNLIDLYLKDIQKYELLNREEEYELFRRIKEDDSQDARHELILSNLRLVISIAKKSLGNGLPLIDLISEGNIGLIKAINKFDYTKGHRFSTYAVWWIKQSIKKAIINKGRDIRIPSYKYEQLAKVNKVMVNYINDHGETPSVAYIAEQLEIKEYKVSLLINEFQDIISLNDVIGDNIFLEDVIGNEDNIEEKIIKNDQINKMRELLDNILSEREREIIELRYGLYNNKMHTLKEIGDELNITRERVRQIEKKAITKLKSHFHEFFK; via the coding sequence ATGGAAAAAGAATATAATTTAATTGATTTATATTTGAAGGATATTCAAAAATATGAATTATTAAATAGAGAAGAAGAATATGAACTCTTTAGAAGAATCAAGGAGGACGATTCTCAGGATGCAAGACACGAGCTTATTTTATCTAATTTAAGACTTGTAATAAGTATTGCAAAAAAATCTCTGGGGAACGGACTTCCGCTTATTGATCTGATAAGTGAAGGCAATATTGGTTTAATCAAGGCAATCAATAAATTCGACTATACTAAAGGACACAGATTTAGTACATATGCAGTGTGGTGGATAAAGCAGTCTATAAAAAAGGCTATTATTAATAAAGGAAGGGATATAAGAATACCTTCATATAAATATGAACAGCTTGCAAAAGTAAATAAAGTGATGGTTAACTATATAAATGATCATGGCGAGACACCAAGCGTAGCTTATATAGCGGAACAGCTGGAAATAAAGGAATATAAGGTAAGTCTCCTTATAAACGAATTTCAGGATATAATATCACTGAATGACGTCATAGGGGATAACATCTTTCTGGAAGATGTTATAGGGAATGAAGATAATATAGAAGAAAAAATAATAAAGAATGACCAGATAAACAAAATGCGTGAACTTCTTGATAATATATTAAGTGAAAGAGAAAGAGAGATAATAGAACTCAGATATGGATTATACAACAATAAAATGCATACCCTGAAAGAAATAGGCGATGAGCTGAATATAACAAGAGAGAGGGTAAGGCAGATAGAGAAAAAAGCAATTACAAAACTAAAATCTCATTTCCATGAGTTTTTTAAATAA
- a CDS encoding GyrI-like domain-containing protein produces MKYEIVEIPTKTMAGISIRTTNENMQAVNDIGKLWEEFWNKNIFSFTENKKNNKMYGVYTNYEGDFTKPYDFYACCEVSSEGNNNDEFSVISVPESKYAKFSLRGNYDEAAEKLWNTIWETKLDRKYTYDFEVYHNDGNDPENLLLEIYVAVN; encoded by the coding sequence ATGAAGTACGAAATAGTAGAAATACCTACTAAAACAATGGCTGGAATAAGTATTCGGACTACCAACGAAAATATGCAGGCTGTTAATGATATAGGGAAATTATGGGAAGAATTCTGGAACAAAAATATATTTAGCTTTACTGAAAATAAAAAAAACAATAAGATGTACGGAGTATACACCAATTATGAAGGTGATTTTACAAAGCCTTATGATTTTTACGCATGCTGTGAAGTAAGCAGTGAGGGGAACAATAACGATGAATTTTCTGTGATATCTGTTCCCGAATCAAAATACGCAAAATTTTCTCTAAGAGGGAACTATGATGAAGCTGCAGAAAAATTATGGAATACAATATGGGAGACAAAACTTGACAGAAAGTACACATATGACTTTGAGGTTTATCATAATGATGGTAATGACCCTGAAAATTTACTTCTGGAGATATATGTTGCCGTGAATTAA
- the plsY gene encoding glycerol-3-phosphate 1-O-acyltransferase PlsY, translating to MNLIIMCIFAYFLGSIPNAVWVGKVFKKIDVREHGSKNAGSTNAARVLGAKLGILVLILDVLKGVIPTYLALGINTLGNMTGIAGIDPIIIGIVAILGHTFSIFLKFKGGKGVATTLGVFLVLAPKAILFLFIIFFVLFAVFRYVSLSSIVSAACLPFFIYFIYKNIPLTVVSLILALVIIVKHRSNIQRLINGTENKFKVTKDGEK from the coding sequence ATGAACCTAATTATAATGTGCATATTTGCATATTTTTTAGGAAGTATTCCTAATGCTGTATGGGTAGGGAAGGTATTTAAGAAGATCGATGTAAGAGAGCACGGAAGTAAAAATGCAGGATCTACAAATGCAGCAAGAGTACTTGGAGCAAAATTAGGGATATTAGTACTGATTTTAGATGTACTAAAAGGTGTGATACCGACGTATTTAGCCTTAGGAATTAATACACTCGGGAATATGACAGGCATAGCTGGGATTGATCCTATTATTATAGGTATAGTTGCTATTCTGGGTCATACATTTTCTATTTTCCTGAAATTTAAGGGAGGTAAAGGTGTAGCGACAACTTTGGGTGTTTTTTTGGTTCTTGCTCCAAAAGCAATATTATTTTTATTTATTATTTTCTTTGTACTATTTGCTGTTTTTAGATATGTATCGCTGTCTTCTATAGTAAGTGCCGCATGTCTGCCTTTTTTTATATATTTTATATATAAAAATATTCCGTTAACAGTGGTTTCTTTAATATTGGCACTGGTCATAATAGTAAAACACAGAAGTAACATACAAAGACTCATAAACGGAACAGAGAATAAATTTAAAGTAACTAAGGATGGTGAAAAATGA
- a CDS encoding SDR family oxidoreductase — translation MTENWLNLEGNVVIVTGGSSGIGESIVKELLELGVYTVNADIHPGKTEHENLLYIKTDVSSKADIDNLIKKVMEKYGKIDGLVNNAGINIPKLLVDAKDTGSKYMADETAFDKMTSINQRGLFLISQAAGKVFVDQKHGVIVNMSSESGAEGSEGQSIYAATKAALNSYTRSWAKELGKYNVRVVGVAPGIMEETGLRTIEYETALAYTRGITVEQLREGYSKTSTIPLNRSGKLSEVADFVCYLLSEKASYITGVTCNVAGGKTRG, via the coding sequence ATGACTGAAAATTGGTTGAATTTAGAAGGAAACGTAGTAATAGTCACAGGAGGATCTTCCGGAATCGGAGAGAGTATCGTGAAAGAACTCCTTGAACTGGGGGTTTATACTGTAAATGCAGATATTCACCCGGGAAAAACTGAGCATGAGAATCTTTTATACATAAAAACAGATGTTTCCTCAAAAGCAGATATAGATAATCTTATAAAAAAGGTTATGGAAAAATACGGAAAAATAGACGGGCTGGTGAATAATGCCGGAATAAATATACCAAAGCTTCTGGTAGATGCGAAAGATACAGGATCAAAGTATATGGCAGATGAAACAGCTTTTGACAAAATGACTTCAATAAATCAAAGGGGGCTTTTTCTGATTAGTCAGGCTGCCGGAAAAGTATTCGTAGATCAAAAACACGGTGTAATAGTAAATATGTCTTCTGAAAGCGGAGCTGAAGGCTCGGAAGGACAGAGCATATACGCAGCTACGAAGGCGGCATTAAACAGCTATACCAGATCATGGGCCAAAGAGCTGGGGAAATATAATGTACGTGTAGTCGGAGTGGCACCGGGAATAATGGAGGAAACAGGACTTAGAACGATTGAATATGAAACAGCTCTGGCTTATACAAGAGGGATAACAGTAGAGCAGCTGCGGGAAGGATACAGCAAGACAAGTACAATACCATTGAACAGAAGCGGTAAATTAAGTGAAGTGGCAGACTTTGTATGTTATCTGTTATCTGAAAAAGCAAGCTATATTACAGGAGTAACATGCAATGTAGCAGGTGGAAAAACAAGAGGATAA
- a CDS encoding flavodoxin family protein — protein MKILTVYYSLDGNTQLIAEQIKSAVNGDILRLKPVHDNNKKGLFKLLSGGRQIFKNEKPELEPFDINPAEYDLIFIGTPVWAGSFAPALNTFLAENSIQNKNIALFCCSRGGKGKVFIKLHDILRDNNIIGETEFLSPVKSDPKEVNAKVSSWVDEIIEKLD, from the coding sequence ATGAAAATTTTAACAGTTTATTATTCACTTGACGGAAATACCCAATTAATTGCCGAACAGATAAAGAGTGCTGTTAACGGTGATATTCTGCGTTTAAAGCCTGTTCATGACAATAATAAAAAAGGACTTTTCAAACTGCTTTCAGGCGGCAGACAGATTTTTAAGAATGAAAAGCCTGAACTGGAGCCGTTTGATATTAATCCCGCTGAATATGATCTTATCTTTATCGGTACACCTGTGTGGGCTGGTTCCTTTGCTCCTGCCCTAAATACTTTTCTGGCTGAAAATTCAATACAAAATAAAAATATTGCACTGTTCTGCTGTTCCAGAGGAGGTAAAGGAAAAGTCTTCATAAAGTTACATGATATTCTGCGAGATAATAATATTATCGGTGAAACGGAGTTTCTCAGCCCGGTAAAAAGCGACCCGAAAGAAGTTAATGCAAAAGTAAGCTCATGGGTTGACGAAATTATAGAGAAGCTGGACTAA
- a CDS encoding DUF4259 domain-containing protein, protein MGAWGYGCLENDTALDFIGYLENYKGKEPSLKKILREMEYDAEYVDSDVDAEILALAAVILNQEKIIEFTEITEEVPYLPHTKDDIKVLKEQIEDIVANSESHELYELWEETEAEDFNEWKQEVEDLAEALSDLLK, encoded by the coding sequence ATGGGAGCCTGGGGATATGGGTGTTTGGAAAATGATACAGCCCTTGATTTTATAGGTTATTTAGAAAATTATAAGGGGAAGGAACCTAGTTTAAAGAAAATATTAAGAGAAATGGAATATGATGCAGAGTATGTGGATTCAGATGTAGATGCCGAGATTCTTGCACTTGCAGCGGTAATTCTGAATCAGGAAAAGATAATAGAATTTACTGAAATAACAGAAGAAGTTCCATATCTGCCGCATACAAAAGATGATATAAAAGTATTAAAAGAACAGATTGAAGATATAGTTGCCAATTCTGAAAGCCATGAGCTTTATGAATTATGGGAAGAGACAGAAGCAGAAGACTTTAATGAATGGAAACAGGAAGTGGAGGATCTGGCAGAAGCTTTATCAGATCTTTTGAAATAG
- the dnaN gene encoding DNA polymerase III subunit beta yields MLNIKVNRKDFLKGLQIVENAVSENKIRPVISGIFIEARENEIFLKGTDLELSINFKINGEVKENGKIVIKYKLIEEFLKQIEDEFIELIEESGKIIIKTGKINSEFSTYDPENYPATPTLELGVEYNFDKQKLLESIEKARIAASLTPENLAVNCIRFEIEENKLKLVSSDTYRLIYLEEELDEEEKNKESLSVSIPLKTMDGLLKIMKLTSEDKIVLKSDGTKVYFQMGDVEILTRVIELQFPDYKAILTGAQYDKKILLNTKDFISVLKRTLIFVRDNYEAKNSGIFSFENDKLFLNGISENAKIKEEIPIIKEGEDIKISLNVKFLLDYISTITGEVTQLKMLNSKSSVLITEEKNDKSLYLTMPLALRD; encoded by the coding sequence ATGCTAAATATAAAAGTAAATAGAAAAGATTTTCTCAAAGGATTACAGATAGTAGAAAATGCAGTATCGGAAAATAAAATCAGACCTGTAATTTCAGGTATTTTTATAGAAGCAAGAGAAAACGAAATATTTTTGAAAGGTACCGATCTTGAACTGTCAATAAACTTTAAGATAAACGGAGAAGTAAAAGAAAACGGCAAAATAGTTATTAAATATAAGCTTATAGAAGAATTTTTGAAGCAGATAGAGGATGAATTCATAGAGCTTATAGAAGAAAGCGGAAAAATAATAATAAAAACAGGAAAAATAAATTCGGAATTCTCTACTTATGATCCTGAAAATTATCCTGCCACACCTACTTTGGAATTAGGTGTAGAATATAATTTTGATAAGCAGAAGCTTTTGGAATCTATAGAAAAAGCCAGAATAGCAGCATCGCTTACACCTGAGAATCTTGCAGTTAACTGTATCAGATTTGAAATAGAGGAAAATAAGCTGAAGCTGGTATCTTCAGATACGTACAGACTGATTTATCTTGAGGAAGAACTGGATGAAGAAGAGAAAAACAAAGAAAGTCTGAGTGTGAGCATACCTCTGAAAACAATGGACGGCCTTCTAAAAATAATGAAGCTGACAAGTGAGGATAAAATTGTTTTAAAATCTGACGGAACAAAAGTATATTTCCAAATGGGAGATGTGGAAATTCTTACAAGAGTTATTGAATTGCAGTTCCCTGATTATAAAGCAATTTTAACAGGTGCCCAGTATGATAAAAAAATACTTCTTAATACAAAGGATTTTATTTCTGTATTAAAAAGAACACTTATATTCGTAAGGGATAACTATGAAGCTAAAAACAGCGGAATATTCAGCTTTGAAAATGACAAGCTTTTTTTGAACGGAATTAGTGAAAATGCTAAAATAAAAGAAGAAATACCAATTATAAAAGAAGGGGAAGATATTAAGATTTCCCTGAATGTAAAATTCTTACTGGACTATATTTCTACCATTACAGGAGAAGTTACGCAGCTGAAAATGCTTAATTCAAAGAGTTCGGTATTAATAACAGAAGAAAAAAATGATAAGTCGCTGTATCTTACAATGCCGTTGGCACTTAGAGATTAA
- a CDS encoding zinc-binding dehydrogenase, which produces MKTKAVRLYGKNDLRLEEFELPEINDDEILMSVVTDSICMSTWKLAKQGEDHKKTPENIKEKPIIVGHEFCGEVIKVGKNWGNKYKESERYVVQANLQLPDAPWCPGYSYQYCGGDATYIILPADVMKQDCLLPYNGETYFEGSLIEPLSCVIGAFKGNYHLIEGTYDHKMGIKEGGNLLISGGTGPMGLLAIDYALHGDIKPKNIVITDVNEERLKRASELYKTEGAVKVHYVNTAKIDDVVAHLKETAGGGYDDVFIFAPVPELVTQGSKILNPDGCLNFFAGPQNKDFSAEINFYDIHYNFTHYVGTSGGNTDDMREAIKLIEDKKVNVAKVVTHILGLDAVAETTLNQPEIAGGKKVVYTQKKFMLESLEKLMQDENSELGKILKKNDGIWSKEAEDYIMKNTEEI; this is translated from the coding sequence ATGAAAACAAAAGCGGTAAGACTTTATGGCAAAAATGATTTGAGACTGGAAGAGTTTGAGCTGCCGGAAATAAATGATGACGAAATATTAATGTCAGTAGTAACAGACAGTATATGTATGTCTACCTGGAAGCTGGCAAAGCAGGGTGAGGATCATAAAAAAACACCGGAAAATATAAAAGAAAAACCGATTATAGTAGGACATGAATTTTGCGGTGAAGTTATAAAAGTCGGAAAAAACTGGGGAAATAAATATAAGGAAAGCGAAAGATATGTAGTGCAGGCTAATCTGCAGCTGCCGGATGCTCCATGGTGTCCCGGTTATTCATATCAATACTGCGGAGGAGATGCTACATATATTATTCTGCCTGCTGATGTTATGAAACAGGACTGTCTGCTTCCGTACAACGGGGAAACTTACTTTGAGGGATCGCTTATAGAACCTTTATCTTGTGTAATAGGGGCATTTAAAGGAAACTATCATCTTATAGAAGGTACATATGATCATAAAATGGGAATAAAAGAGGGCGGAAATCTCCTTATATCGGGCGGAACAGGACCTATGGGTCTTCTTGCCATAGATTATGCACTTCATGGAGACATAAAACCTAAGAACATAGTAATAACAGATGTAAATGAAGAAAGACTGAAAAGAGCTTCCGAGCTTTATAAAACAGAGGGAGCAGTAAAAGTACATTATGTAAATACAGCTAAAATTGATGATGTTGTTGCTCATCTAAAAGAAACAGCCGGAGGAGGATATGATGACGTATTTATATTTGCTCCGGTGCCTGAACTGGTTACTCAGGGCTCAAAAATTCTGAATCCTGACGGATGTCTGAACTTTTTTGCAGGACCGCAGAACAAGGATTTTTCTGCTGAAATAAATTTTTATGATATACATTATAATTTTACACATTATGTAGGGACTTCCGGAGGGAATACTGATGATATGCGTGAGGCAATAAAGCTTATAGAAGATAAAAAGGTAAATGTGGCAAAGGTGGTAACTCACATTCTGGGTCTTGATGCAGTAGCAGAAACAACATTAAATCAGCCTGAAATAGCCGGCGGAAAAAAGGTAGTCTATACACAGAAAAAATTTATGCTGGAATCTCTTGAAAAGCTTATGCAGGATGAGAACAGCGAGCTTGGAAAAATATTAAAGAAAAATGACGGAATATGGTCAAAGGAAGCAGAAGACTATATAATGAAGAATACAGAAGAAATATAA
- a CDS encoding mannose/fructose/sorbose PTS transporter subunit IID — protein MSEIKTKINRKDMISTFIRSNFQQASFNYERIHGLAFCVDMIPTIKRVYSKKEDQIEALKRHLVFFNTTPAVCGPVIGVTIAMEEAKASGAEIDDGTINSLKVGLMGPLAGVGDPLVWGTLRPITAAIGASLALSGTILGPLVFFLTFNAVRLGMKWFGLKYGIAKGMDIVKDLSGNILQKLTEGATILGLFIMGVLVTKWTSINVPLVVSETPGPDGSMVVTTVQNILDDLVPGLLALGLTMLMMKLLKKKVSPIVLIFSLFAVGIIGYWSGILG, from the coding sequence ATGTCAGAAATAAAAACTAAGATAAACCGTAAAGATATGATAAGTACTTTCATAAGATCAAATTTTCAGCAGGCTTCGTTTAATTATGAAAGAATACACGGACTTGCATTCTGTGTGGATATGATTCCTACAATAAAGCGTGTTTATTCAAAAAAGGAAGATCAGATAGAAGCATTAAAAAGACATCTGGTTTTCTTCAATACGACGCCGGCTGTCTGCGGACCGGTTATAGGGGTAACAATTGCCATGGAGGAAGCTAAGGCAAGCGGTGCAGAAATAGACGACGGTACTATAAATAGTCTGAAAGTAGGACTTATGGGGCCGTTGGCAGGAGTAGGAGATCCTCTGGTATGGGGAACTTTAAGACCAATTACGGCAGCAATAGGTGCTTCATTGGCGTTATCGGGAACTATACTCGGACCTTTAGTATTCTTTTTAACATTTAATGCAGTAAGACTGGGGATGAAATGGTTCGGTCTGAAATACGGCATAGCAAAAGGGATGGATATAGTAAAGGATCTGTCAGGAAATATTCTTCAAAAGCTGACAGAAGGAGCTACTATTCTGGGACTCTTCATAATGGGAGTTCTTGTTACGAAGTGGACTTCAATAAACGTGCCGCTGGTAGTATCGGAAACTCCGGGACCAGATGGAAGCATGGTAGTAACAACAGTACAGAATATTTTGGATGATCTGGTACCGGGATTACTGGCTCTGGGTCTGACAATGCTTATGATGAAGCTTCTGAAAAAGAAAGTAAGTCCTATTGTACTGATATTTTCCTTATTTGCTGTAGGGATTATAGGTTATTGGTCAGGTATTCTTGGGTAA
- a CDS encoding mannose/fructose/sorbose PTS transporter subunit IIB translates to MIINLARIDDRLIHGQVTTVWSKEANANRIIIVSKEVNNDEIRKTLVRQAAPPGIKVNVVDVEKAVRVFNNPKYDNDTVFYLFTNPGEVLELVESGVPLKKINIGGMSFKNGKTQITKAVSVNEEDVAAFRKLKALGVELDLRVVISDPPVDFEKKLSEHFN, encoded by the coding sequence ATGATAATTAATCTGGCAAGAATTGATGACAGGCTTATTCACGGGCAGGTAACCACAGTCTGGTCAAAGGAGGCAAATGCAAACAGAATTATAATAGTCAGCAAAGAGGTAAATAATGACGAGATCAGAAAAACTCTTGTGAGACAGGCGGCACCTCCGGGAATAAAAGTAAATGTGGTAGATGTAGAAAAAGCCGTAAGGGTTTTTAATAATCCTAAATATGATAATGACACTGTTTTCTATCTTTTTACCAATCCCGGCGAAGTTTTGGAGCTGGTAGAAAGCGGTGTGCCGTTAAAGAAAATAAACATAGGGGGAATGTCATTTAAAAACGGGAAAACGCAGATTACAAAGGCAGTTTCAGTAAACGAAGAAGACGTGGCAGCATTTCGTAAATTAAAAGCCCTTGGGGTAGAACTGGATTTACGTGTAGTAATATCTGATCCGCCGGTTGATTTTGAAAAAAAATTAAGCGAACACTTTAATTAA
- a CDS encoding PTS sugar transporter subunit IIA, giving the protein MIVILAGHGKIGTAMLESTQMVIGECSNFFSVEFHKGEGPEDIIEKYNKILEGRENEEVLIVTDLFGGSPYNAAAVLAMKNDKAEVLTGLSLPLCAELATMEAVSAKEASSYMKEAGKEFVKSFRDQTLEDEEEL; this is encoded by the coding sequence ATGATAGTAATCTTGGCAGGACATGGAAAAATCGGAACAGCGATGTTAGAGTCAACACAAATGGTAATAGGGGAATGCAGTAACTTTTTTTCTGTAGAATTTCATAAAGGGGAAGGACCTGAGGATATCATAGAGAAGTATAACAAAATACTTGAAGGAAGAGAAAATGAAGAAGTCCTGATAGTGACTGATTTATTTGGAGGAAGTCCGTATAATGCAGCAGCAGTACTGGCAATGAAAAATGATAAGGCAGAAGTGCTTACGGGATTATCACTTCCTCTCTGTGCTGAGCTGGCCACTATGGAAGCTGTAAGTGCAAAAGAAGCATCTTCATATATGAAAGAGGCAGGAAAAGAATTTGTAAAGTCGTTCAGAGATCAGACTTTAGAGGATGAGGAGGAATTATAG